In one window of Episyrphus balteatus chromosome 3, idEpiBalt1.1, whole genome shotgun sequence DNA:
- the LOC129916892 gene encoding centrosomal and chromosomal factor, producing MAACYPNYDLSISQGFTGAISVISQQSSQQQQHHMSQVMKKTLHQDNLQQLDHHSHNITSNGGVGMGGGRAAAVATTLAAVSVANLTAAAAVAATAAKNYINTPKDYFVPLHVDCSVEYELPKQPKPPAGQRVEPLLMIHPCYFRKMESQRRSPFINNMPNSSRNNAAAAAAMFVGVALISSQQDNSSTSSNNHINIAPPPSASAAAVSSTLSVKRSSSIKNHHNNNHHQHHYHTRQNLLSSSSQYNNGHGHVNGSLSHTEQQQQQHLQQLQQHTPHHQHHHHQHKQHNLLHNPSASSKYLNHSSSPIRRTSIAGGGVNQSNSHQQIRQDNLVQNSSSKSAGGGGNSHHWDQLTAAATYVESTSSSINNDQNNSSSSSSNICEVPGCSIALNSTKLGKRDGMISGSGASGGGGGGYSTSAAAPTNNNNISLRIQTNKSGKSHHNSNFGISTCLVDTTKLSSSSSWNPNKTNNTTSSSSLYMIDQSPIAAVPSNVQAGPDTMPNNNTPLLQHHNKYKTIINDNNNEMNNGTNNNIKNNNNLIISSGKLRQYIRSHRVHPYINGTYSSSSQHHLDSAGLVALSSSSTTKSLSSSSSGLMMTRSSGGIGIGGGGDFEVLPQFSAAAAKTNVAAVAAVSTTANSFQQHMQQISCYNV from the coding sequence ATGGCTGCGTGTTATCCTAATTACGATTTGTCGATATCTCAGGGATTTACAGGTGCAATTTCTGTCATATCCCAACAATcctcccaacaacaacaacatcacatGTCTcaagttatgaaaaaaacacTACACCAAGATAACCTACAGCAGCTGGATCATCATTCACATAATATTACATCAAATGGAGGAGTTGGAATGGGCGGTGGTAGAGCGGCAGCAGTTGCAACAACATTAGCAGCTGTTTCTGTAGCTAATTTAACTGCTGCCGCTGCTGTCGCCGCTACCGCCGCCAAAAATTACATAAACACGCCAAAAGATTACTTCGTTCCATTGCACGTAGATTGTAGTGTAGAATATGAACTGCCAAAGCAACCAAAACCACCAGCGGGCCAGCGAGTTGAGCCACTGTTAATGATACATCCATGTTATTTTCGTAAAATGGAGTCTCAACGTCGCAGTCCTTTTATTAACAATATGCCAAATTCATCTCGAAATAATGCTGCTGCAGCAGCAGCAATGTTTGTTGGTGTAGCTCTTATATCTTCACAACAAGATAATTCTTCTACATCTTCAAATAATCATATTAATATTGCACCACCACCATCAGCATCAGCTGCTGCTGTCTCGTCGACGTTATCAGTTAAGAGATCATCATCTATTAAAAATCATCATAATAATaaccatcatcaacatcattatCATACTAGACAAAATTTACTATCTTCTTCTTCACAGTATAATAATGGTCATGGTCATGTTAATGGATCACTTAGTCATaccgaacaacaacaacaacaacatttacAACAATTACAACAGCATACTcctcatcatcaacatcaccaCCATCAGCATAAACAACATAATTTGCTTCACAATCCGTCAGCAAGTTCTAAATATTTGAATCATTCTTCTTCACCAATCCGAAGGACTTCGATTGCTGGTGGTGGTGTTAATCAGAGCAACAGTCATCAGCAAATAAGACAAGACAACCTAGTACAAAACTCCTCATCTAAGTCAGCTGGTGGTGGTGGTAATAGCCATCATTGGGATCAACTAACAGCAGCGGCAACATATGTAGAATCAACATCATCCTCAATTAATAATGATCAAAATAattcatcatcatcttcttcgAATATATGCGAAGTTCCTGGATGTTCAATTGcattaaattcaacaaaattggGTAAACGTGATGGAATGATATCAGGCAGCGGAGCAAGTGGAGGAGGTGGAGGAGGATATTCAACCTCAGCAGCTGCAccaactaataataataatatttctttACGAATACAAACGAATAAAAGTGGAAAATCTCATCATAATAGCAATTTTGGGATATCTACTTGTTTAGTTGATACAACAAaattgtcgtcgtcgtcatcatggAATCCTAATAAAACTAATAATACtacgtcatcatcatcattatatATGATTGATCAAAGCCCTATTGCAGCAGTTCCTAGTAATGTACAGGCAGGACCTGATACAATGCCAAATAATAATACACCACTACTTCAACatcataataaatataaaacaattataaatgaCAATAATAATGAAATGAATAATGGtactaataataatattaaaaataacaacaacctCATTATAAGTAGTGGAAAACTTCGGCAATATATAAGATCACATCGGGTTCATCCTTATATAAATGGAACATATTCTTCTTCTTCACAGCATCACTTAGATTCTGCTGGTTTAGTAgctttatcatcatcatcaacaacaaaatcattatcatcatcatcatcgggatTGATGATGACTCGTAGTAGCGGTGGCATTGGCATTGGTGGCGGTGGCGATTTCGAAGTATTACCTCAATTTTCAGCAGCAGCAGCTAAAACGAATGTAGCAGCTGTTGCTGCAGTATCAACAACAGCAAATTCATTCCAACAACATATGCAACAAATTTCTTGCTACAATGtgtga